A single genomic interval of Spinacia oleracea cultivar Varoflay chromosome 6, BTI_SOV_V1, whole genome shotgun sequence harbors:
- the LOC130464418 gene encoding uncharacterized protein: MKTMMLGLKEGEHVKVHCTKRTFNMEKDFEISVTVEDTDQLLSGAWLNISIIQVFVTALSELCFHDDCHPNSIGFMCPEMISATMLKSDADRILLYMTRSMSALSSKTFILCPYYEKSHWMLLVLCLSKREVYIFDSQQKKRNLMIKEPLNNAFRSYKRLGGQSKGTKLTWIPAQV; this comes from the exons atgaaaactatgatgttgggattaaaagaaggggagcacgttaaggtgcattgcactaaaaggacattcaatatggaaaaggactttgaaattagtgtcaccgttgaagacaccgatcaacttctctcgggagcatggctcaatatatcaataatacaagtttttgttac ggctttgagtgagttgtgttttcacgatgattgtcaccccaatagtattggattcatgtgcccggagatgatctcggccaccatgttaaagtccgatgcagatcgaattctattgtacatgacgaggtccatgagtgcacttagttctaagacattcatcttatgtccatactacgaaaa gagtcactggatgcttttagttctttgcttgtctaaacgtgaggtctacatatttgattctcaacagaagaagagaaatttgatgattaaggagccactaaacaa tgcttttcggagttacaagagactaggtggacaatctaagggaactaaattaacatggattccagcacaggtataa